The genomic region CAATCGGAGGCAGTTTGGAGCGTTGAGGGCGCGGTTACCCAACTTCAGGATGCTTTGGCGAAAGTCCTGGGTACAGTCTGATTTTGAAGGGGGGTGATGCGCCCCCTTTATCGGCTTTTCGCAGACCTAATGCTTGAGAGCTATCGCTAGAGACAGTGAGGGAATCGATTGTATGCAGCATATCCTTGGTAAGAATTTCATCGCAGGAACTCGGAGTGGTAAAGGCCCTGCTTCATTACGCAGTATCGACGCCGCTACCGGCCAGGAATTGGATTGCGTTTTCTTCCAGGCAACACCTGAAGAGGTGGACGAAGCGGCACGTGCAGCACAGGACGCCTTTCCGATTTTTCGAAACCTGTTGCCATCTCGAAGGGCCGAGTTTTTGGAAGCAATCGCACAAGAGCTCGATTTGCTGGGCGACGACTTCATCTCCCTCGTGAGCCGGGAAACAGCATTGCCAGCAGCGCGAATCCACGGCGAGCGAGCCCGTACGAGCAATCAAATGCGGATGTTCGCGAAGCTTTTAGGTAGAGGCGACTACCTCGGCGCTCGTATCGATCACGCCTTGCCAGAACGTAAGCCCGCCCCTCGAGTTGACCTTCGGCAATACCGAATTGGGGTCGGGCCCGTTGCGGTATTTGGAGCAAGTAACTTTCCGCTGGCATTTTCAACAGCCGGTGGAGATACGGCCGCGGCATTAGCAGCAGGTTGCCCGGTAATCGTAAAAGCTCACAGTGGACATATGGCCACCGCCGATCTTGTGGGTTGCGCGATCGACCGTGCTGCAAAGCGCACGGGAATGCCCCTGGGCGTTTTCAATATGATTTTCGGCTCAAGGGTCGGAGAAGCCTTGGTTAAGCACCCGGCTGTTCAAGCAGTGGGATTTACCGGCTCACTGTCAGGTGGTACCGCACTCTGCAAGATTGCCTCTGAACGTGCCCAGCCTATTCCGGTGTTCGCCGAGATGTCCAGCATCAACCCTGTGTTCGTACTTCCTGAGGCACTTAAGGTCCGTGGCGCAGCAATCGCCAATGAGCTTGGTGATTCAGTGACGCTGGGGGCAGGGCAGTTCTGCACTAATCCTGGTTTGGTTATCGGTTTGAAATCGCCAGAGTTCTCGCGCTTCATTGAGTATTTAGTACATCGGCTTAGCCAAGCTCCCGCCCAGACCATGCTTAACGCTGGAGGATTAAGCAGCTATAGCCAAGGCGTCCATAAGCTGCACGCCCACTCAGGAGTCACGCATCTTGCTGGTAGACCTCAAACCGGCGGTGTGGCTGAAGCCCAACTTTTCAAGGCCGATGTGACGCTGTTGATAGACGACGACTCCTTACTTCAGGAAGAGGTATTTGGGCCGACCACTATATTGGTGGAAGCCGCAAATACTCATGAACTCCGATCTGTCTTAAAAGCGATTCGGGGGCAACTAACAGCCACCCTGATCGCCGAAGGTTCTGACCTTTCAGAGCATGAGTGGTTGGTGCCAATGCTCGAAGAGAAGGTGGGGCGTATTCTTGTTAACGGCTATCCTACGGGAGTCGAGGTATGCGATGCGATGGTACATGGCGGGCCATTCCCTGCTACATCAGATGCTCGGGGAACCTCAGTAGGGACGGCCGCCATAGATCGATTCCTGAGACCAGTGTGCTATCAGAATTATCCAGATGCTCTATTGCCCGACGCGCTAAAAAACGCGAATCCCTTGGGCATAAATCGTTTGGTCGATGGCGTGTGGTCATCTGCCACAAGCTAAGACTTTGACTCTATAGGTACGCCTACACCCTTGGCGTGCCGCAGAGGCGTAAGTTTTTAGCCAAGTCACCTTGCGTGATTTCGCCAGATATCAACTGATATGCGAGCAGGTTGCTCGGTATCGTTTGACTGTCGGCCCCCCTTGTTACCGCCAGGCTGGAGCAGGCGTGCTTGCTTAGCAAATGGCTACGCAGGATTAGACTTCCGAACTTCAGCATTAAGGGCAATTGCGTCCGCCTATCTTTAGCGGACGCGATCACTCTTTTATGCTTTTCTCGTGTTGGGCAACATGCCTTTGAGCACGTCGTCTCGTTCTATGAAGTGATGCTTGAGTGCGATGAGGACATGTCCACCCACCAAAGCTCCGCAAAACCAAGCGGTATAGGTGTGGATCGCTTTGGCCAAGTCATAAAGGCCTTGGTCCGGAGCAACAAGTGCTGGCAGCGCAAAAAGACTGGCTACCATAATTGGTTTGCCGGCAACTGAGCTCCAGTACCAACCCGACAGCGGCAGGCCAATCAGAGCAATCACGTAAAGCAGGACGTGGCCTATAAAGGCGCCACGCTTCATCAGCGGACTCATGGTTTCTGGTAATGCTGGGGCAGGGTTAGCCAAACGCCAACCAAGTCTCACGACAACCAGGATGATAATCGTACTGGCTACCGCTTTATGCAGGAAGGTCAACTCATGATGTGCGTTGAGTTCATCGCGCCATTGGGTTGCGAGAATCCCTACGCACCAAGCAAAAATCCAAATTAACGCCATGCCCCAATGAAGCCACTTAGCTGTGCTTGTATAGCCTGGAAGTTTTGCCATACCCACTTACCTTTAATCCTAATATTTGTAGATGAAATTATCTTCATAAAACCCTGCCTGGAAAAGCGAAATTTTTCGCTCAAATCGATCTAAAAAGTAGATTTCGATCCCGTGGGTCATGGGCTCAGGGACTGAGCTAGTCCGTGATTAACGGCAAGTGTCTGGCAGAGACAGCTTGTCAGCAACGCGATGGCTGCCTGTCTCAGCTGTTGCCTAGCTGCATGGCATGGGTAGTGAACTGCTGATCCCATCAACTATCTAAAATACTGTACGCATTGGACAGTAATTTGCGCTTTTTTCGATGCGTTGTTGAATGGATGATGTCTGGCAATTCCTGCCTTAACTTGGAAAACAGACATGATTGAGCTGCGCCCATTTGAACAACTTGGTAGCGATCATCACGGTTGGCTGAACGCGAAACATCACTTTTCGTTCGCGAACTACTACGATCCGGATCGTATGAACTGGGGGCGCCTGCTTGTCTGGAACGACAACATAATTGCTCCCAACTCAGGCTTTCCTTCTCATCCCCACAAAGACATGGAAATCATCACCTACGTTAGCCAAGGGGCAATCACTCATCAGGACAACCTGGGTAACAAGGGGCGTACGGTTGCTGGTGACGTCCAGGTCATGAGCGCCGGCACTGGTATCGCCCATAGCGAATACAACCTCGAGCCGGGTATTACCAAGACCTTCCAGATCTGGATCCAGCCAGACCAAACCGGTATGCCGCCATCCTGGGGTACCCGTCCGTTTCCCAGCGGTGCCTCCGCAGGGCGTTTTGTTACCTTGGCCAGCGGAATGGAAGGGGATGAGGATGCGTTGCCTATCCGCTGTAATGCACGTCTTGTGGCGGCGAAACTGCAAGAAGGCCAGAGCACCCATTACGCAATCGAACACCATCGCAAAGCGTATCTGGTCGTGGCCCAAGGCAGCATCAAGTTGAATGGTAAAACCTTGAAGGTGGGTGATGGCGCGGCCGTAAGAGATGAAAATTTGCTGGAGTTCAACGCGCTTGAACTCAGTGAAATCGTGATGGTGGACGTCGCATAAGACGGGCCACCGTCGAAATCAGGTCATACACGATCAGTTCTATGACAGAGGTTCCAGCATGGGTTGGCTCAGCAATTTATTCGCCAAGACTGTTGGCGGTAATTCCCCCGTTCCAAACCAAGAGGAAGTAAAAATGGCAAAGGTACTGGTACTATATCACTCCATGTACGGTCATATTGAGACCATGGCCCAACAAGTCGCCGAAGGAGCGCGAGGAGTGCCCGGCGTTGAGGTCACTATCAAGCGTGTGCCGGAAACCATGGATCCGGAAGCGTTCAAAGCTGCTTACGGGAAAGTCGATCAGCAAGCTCAGGTGGCTAGTCCATCCGAGTTGAGCGACTATGATGCGATCATCTTCGGCACCCCGACCCGTTTCGGCAACATGTCCGGACAGATGCGCACTTTCCTGGATCAGACAGGCGGTCTGTGGGCCAAAGGTGCTCTGGTTGGCAAAATTGCCAGCGTCTTCACCTCCACCGGTACCGGTGGTGGCCAGGAAATGACTATCACGTCCACTTGGACGACTCTGGCTCACCACGGCATGATCATCGTTCCCTTGGGCTACAGCACGCCTGCGCTGTTCGATGTGTCGCAAGTTGGCGGCGGCACTCCTTACGGTGCTTCTACCATTGCCGGCGGCGACGGCTCGCGCCAGCCTGATACACGCGAGCTGGAAATCGCTCGTCATCAAGGCGAATACGTTGCCAAGCTTGCTTCGAAACTTGTTAAAGCTTAAGGATTCAATCGGAGTCTAGTCGTGCTGAATCAGCATGCGCCTTAAGCTCAAGCGTGTTCGTAGGCGCAGGTTGCTAGCTTCAGTCAACCGCAGGCTTTACAA from Pseudomonas asplenii harbors:
- a CDS encoding aldehyde dehydrogenase (NADP(+)), which encodes MQHILGKNFIAGTRSGKGPASLRSIDAATGQELDCVFFQATPEEVDEAARAAQDAFPIFRNLLPSRRAEFLEAIAQELDLLGDDFISLVSRETALPAARIHGERARTSNQMRMFAKLLGRGDYLGARIDHALPERKPAPRVDLRQYRIGVGPVAVFGASNFPLAFSTAGGDTAAALAAGCPVIVKAHSGHMATADLVGCAIDRAAKRTGMPLGVFNMIFGSRVGEALVKHPAVQAVGFTGSLSGGTALCKIASERAQPIPVFAEMSSINPVFVLPEALKVRGAAIANELGDSVTLGAGQFCTNPGLVIGLKSPEFSRFIEYLVHRLSQAPAQTMLNAGGLSSYSQGVHKLHAHSGVTHLAGRPQTGGVAEAQLFKADVTLLIDDDSLLQEEVFGPTTILVEAANTHELRSVLKAIRGQLTATLIAEGSDLSEHEWLVPMLEEKVGRILVNGYPTGVEVCDAMVHGGPFPATSDARGTSVGTAAIDRFLRPVCYQNYPDALLPDALKNANPLGINRLVDGVWSSATS
- a CDS encoding cytochrome b, translating into MAKLPGYTSTAKWLHWGMALIWIFAWCVGILATQWRDELNAHHELTFLHKAVASTIIILVVVRLGWRLANPAPALPETMSPLMKRGAFIGHVLLYVIALIGLPLSGWYWSSVAGKPIMVASLFALPALVAPDQGLYDLAKAIHTYTAWFCGALVGGHVLIALKHHFIERDDVLKGMLPNTRKA
- a CDS encoding pirin family protein → MIELRPFEQLGSDHHGWLNAKHHFSFANYYDPDRMNWGRLLVWNDNIIAPNSGFPSHPHKDMEIITYVSQGAITHQDNLGNKGRTVAGDVQVMSAGTGIAHSEYNLEPGITKTFQIWIQPDQTGMPPSWGTRPFPSGASAGRFVTLASGMEGDEDALPIRCNARLVAAKLQEGQSTHYAIEHHRKAYLVVAQGSIKLNGKTLKVGDGAAVRDENLLEFNALELSEIVMVDVA
- the wrbA gene encoding NAD(P)H:quinone oxidoreductase, with amino-acid sequence MAKVLVLYHSMYGHIETMAQQVAEGARGVPGVEVTIKRVPETMDPEAFKAAYGKVDQQAQVASPSELSDYDAIIFGTPTRFGNMSGQMRTFLDQTGGLWAKGALVGKIASVFTSTGTGGGQEMTITSTWTTLAHHGMIIVPLGYSTPALFDVSQVGGGTPYGASTIAGGDGSRQPDTRELEIARHQGEYVAKLASKLVKA